ATCAGTGATCTCCTTCGAGGGTTCGTTCGCCCGGCATACCCGGGAGCACGTCCGGGACGGCGCCCGGTTGATGGTGGTGACAACCAACGAACGCAGCTACGGGCTAGGACCGGCGGCCGATCAACTGATCGACATGACGAGAATGCACGCGGCCGAGAACGGTATCGATCTCGTCCAGGCGGCCATCACCGGGAAGTCGGCCATTATCACCGGTGGGGGGGAGATCACTGCAGTCACCCCCCTCTATGAGGAGGCGGTCATCAGTGAAACCGTGCGATTCCGATCGTCCGGAAGAACGTTGGTCAATTTGTGGGGAGACTGGGTCTCGATCCTGGCGGTGGCGGCCCTGGTGGTCTCCCTCGTATGGTCGAGGCTAGAGCCGAATCGGAATGAGCGGAGGGCCACATAGTGTGGCCCTCCGCCAGCCGGCTCTGAGAACCCTGAGGTTCTCGCCAGGGACAAGCCGGCGGCAAGTAAGTTCTACCGTCTGCAACTATCTGCCGTCCACTTCCTCGCGGACCTTTGACCGGCTTCACAACTGACTAGTTACCGGTCGATCCCTTTCGATGGATCAGTTACCGGGACCGCCTTCGTACGCGGCGAGAGCGCCATCGATCACGTCGATGGCCGCGTCGAGTTCATCCAGGGTGGCAGTCAGAGGCGGAATGAACCGGATGATGTTGCCGTCCGGCCCGCAGGGGATCACGATCAACTCGTGGGCGACGCCGTAGGAGGCGATGAAGTCCATCGCCCCGGGATCAGGCGTGCGTGTTGCCCGGTCGCTCACCAACTCAACGCCGATCATCAACCCCAGCCCACGCACGTCGCCGATCGTGTCGTGGCGAGCTCTGAGGTCGTCGAAGCGTTCGAAGGCTCGTTTGGAGAGGTCACGGGCATGCGGCAGGAGCGGCTCCATCACGTCGATCACCTTGGCGGCCGCCGCGCAGGCGACGGGGTTGCCACCGAAGGTCGTGCCGTGAGCACCGACCGGCCATTTGTCGATGATCTCGGAGGCGGCGCCGTATGAGCTCAACGGCAGTCCGTTAGCGATTCCTTTTCCCATCACGAGTACGTCTGGTCGGATCCCGTAGTGGTCGGCGGCGAACCAGTTGGCGGTGCGACCGAAACCGGTCTGGACTTCATCGAAGACCAGCATGATTCCGTGCTCGTCCGCCAGGTCCCTCACAGCTTGGAGGAACCGTTGCGGGGCGGGGTAGTAACCACCTTCTCCCTGGACCGGTTCAATCAGGAAGGCGGCAATGTTGTGCGGCATGACCTCGTGCTTGAACTTCTTGGCGAGTTCATCGAGGGCAAGGTCGGTCGCTTCATCCTCCGTCATTCCCCACCGGTACGGGTGCGGAAAAGCAGTTACGAAGACCGAGCCGAGAATCGGATGGTAATTCTCGCGGTACTTCGCATTGGAGGTCGTATAGGCAACCGATCCCATCGTGCGGCCGTGGAAGGCACCCCGGAAGGCGATGACACCTTGCCGTTTCGTGGAGTAGCGAGCCAGCTTGACCCCCGCTTCGACCGCTTCGGCACCCGAGTTGGCAAAGCCGAATTTCTCGATTCCCCCTGGCGTGATTCGCCGGAGGCGTTCCGCCAGCTCGACTATGGAGTCGTATCGGAACACGCATCCAGCATGGGCGAGTTTGTCGAGTTGTGCCTTGGCCGCGGCGATCACCTCGGGATGGTTGTGACCGAGATTGGCTACCGCCGTCCCACAGGCGAAGTCGGCCCACCGGTTGCCGTCGGCGTCATACACCCACGGTCCCTCGGCATGGTCGGCGTGGATGTCGGTGTCGAAAGCCAGCATGGGAGCGACTGAGCTCTCATGCCGGCGGAGGAGGTCGCCCATTTGGTGGCTCCTTTCGGTCGAGTAACCGGATGCGGCAGTACAAGGTCCGGTCAACGGGACTCGCACAACGGGCGGGAACGGTCCGCCGTCCTCCCATTCTGGCACAGCAGCCTTCCGCCCGATCTGTGGCGAGCGGTGATACTGGTGGGATGCAACGATTGATCGTCACCGAGGCCTGGACCTCCACCTACGACGACCCGATCGTGGTGGCACCCGGCGAACACGTGTCCGTCGGCCGGCGCGATGTCGCCTGGCCGGGATTCGTGTGGTGTATCGGCAGCGGAGGTGAGGAGGGCTGGGTGCCTGAGGAAGCCTTGATGTTCGAGGGAGACTCCAGTGCGATTGTGGCCCGGTCCTACGACGCGCAAGAGTTGACGGTGAGGGTGGGCGACTCGGTCCGAGCAACCGAGTCAATAGCCGGGTGGACCTGGTGTGAGGGTGATGACGGCCGGGCCGGGTGGGTTCCTGATAGGTGCTTGAGAGGCGGGTAAATCCCGGGACCCCCGCCGGTCGGGAAGCCGCTGGAGTGTTCTGGTCTATTGCAGACATACCGCTTACGTTCGCCTTAGCGGCAGCACCGCGGGCAATCTGAATCCTGCGAAGTCGTTTGAGATGGGCCATGTGTACACCGGGTCGGGTGTACGATCGGAGTGTGGCGAGACGGCCGGAACAACCTATGCCCGATGATCTCCTGGTGGAACTCGATCAGCGGGGATTACTCGATTCCTATCGAGCGCGGCCCTTCTACCAGCGCAACGATTATCTCGCCTGGATAGGACGCGCCAAGCGGCCTGAGACTCGCCACAAGCGAATTGACCAGATGCTTGACGAACTCGATGCGGGCGGTTCGTACATGGGGATGGAGCATCCGCCCAGCCGGAAGAGCTGAGGCAGAAGTTCCCCGACCACAACTCCTGCGTCTCATGCATAAACCAACGACGGGTGGCTGTTCGAGGACCGGGAGTTGCGAACCGGGGGTGGTCAGGACGTGAACCCCGGCAGTCCTTCCGGCAGCTCGATGAGCACGGCGTGACCCTTGGCCGTGACCGTCCCACCGACCGACAACTCGGTGTCCACGACGACCTTGCGACCTTTGGATTCCACTTCAGCTCCGACGAGGTGCATTGGACCCAGGGGGGTAGGAGCCAGGTAGTCAACACCGAGGTGCGCCGTGACGAACCGCGGCGATGCCTCGTCACCCACCTGCCGGCCTGCTGTCCGCATCGCGAAAATGGCGGCGGATCCAGTTGAGTGACAGTCGATGATCGAGGCGATCAACCCCCCATAGGCGATCCCGGGAACCGCGGTGTGATATGGCTCCGGGGTGTAGTCGGTCACAGTGTGATCGCCATCGAGACGGGTCTTGATCTTGTGGCCGGCGTCGTTGAGTTTCCCGCACCCGTAGCAGTGGGCGACGTCGTCCGGATAGAAGTCCTGTATGGCCTGAGCCACATCGAACCGGGCCGCCCCAGCCGGAGATTCGCTCACAGCCCGCACCCACAGGAGAGGACCTTGACCGGACCGACGTCATCATTGACGTACTCCCAGGCCTCGAGGAATGCTCCTTCCCAGACCCGGCCGTTGACGACGATCTCCATCTTGCCGTCTCCGTTGAGGTCGGCCACCGCCGCCACTTCGTAGATGATTATGTTCTGTGGGAGGTCATCGAACGAGGTGATGATGCTCTCACCGAGAATCGCCGTCTGTATGTCCCCCTCGATGATCTTGCGGAGATACAAGATCGAGTAGGCGCCGGGGGCCGTGTCCATGAAGCCGTCCGGCACCGTCGAGGCCGCCACGATCACCTCCATGACTCCGTCACCCTCGAGATCAGTACGGATGACCTGGGTGTTGTTGATGATTGGCACCGCCGCCACCTTGCCGGCCAGCAGGTTGGCGGTCGCTTCCACATAGGCCTCGTTGCTGTTGGATAGGAACTCGATGGGATGCGGGCGGACATCACTCGAGGTCTGAATCCCGATTGCGTCGAGTTCTTGGAAGTCACCGGCCAGCGGCGGATCGAACTGGACGTTCAGCAGGTCGAGTGGTTCGCACCAAGGCTGGGGGTCGGTACCGAAGGCGTTCGTGATCGGCTCGTCGAGGCGCACCACCTGGTATTCCTCACCCCCGGTCACGGGTGGTACGCCTTCATTGGACCAG
This DNA window, taken from Acidimicrobiia bacterium, encodes the following:
- a CDS encoding YdeI/OmpD-associated family protein, coding for MPDDLLVELDQRGLLDSYRARPFYQRNDYLAWIGRAKRPETRHKRIDQMLDELDAGGSYMGMEHPPSRKS
- a CDS encoding aminotransferase class III-fold pyridoxal phosphate-dependent enzyme, encoding MGDLLRRHESSVAPMLAFDTDIHADHAEGPWVYDADGNRWADFACGTAVANLGHNHPEVIAAAKAQLDKLAHAGCVFRYDSIVELAERLRRITPGGIEKFGFANSGAEAVEAGVKLARYSTKRQGVIAFRGAFHGRTMGSVAYTTSNAKYRENYHPILGSVFVTAFPHPYRWGMTEDEATDLALDELAKKFKHEVMPHNIAAFLIEPVQGEGGYYPAPQRFLQAVRDLADEHGIMLVFDEVQTGFGRTANWFAADHYGIRPDVLVMGKGIANGLPLSSYGAASEIIDKWPVGAHGTTFGGNPVACAAAAKVIDVMEPLLPHARDLSKRAFERFDDLRARHDTIGDVRGLGLMIGVELVSDRATRTPDPGAMDFIASYGVAHELIVIPCGPDGNIIRFIPPLTATLDELDAAIDVIDGALAAYEGGPGN
- a CDS encoding SH3 domain-containing protein; translated protein: MQRLIVTEAWTSTYDDPIVVAPGEHVSVGRRDVAWPGFVWCIGSGGEEGWVPEEALMFEGDSSAIVARSYDAQELTVRVGDSVRATESIAGWTWCEGDDGRAGWVPDRCLRGG
- a CDS encoding PaaI family thioesterase, with translation MSESPAGAARFDVAQAIQDFYPDDVAHCYGCGKLNDAGHKIKTRLDGDHTVTDYTPEPYHTAVPGIAYGGLIASIIDCHSTGSAAIFAMRTAGRQVGDEASPRFVTAHLGVDYLAPTPLGPMHLVGAEVESKGRKVVVDTELSVGGTVTAKGHAVLIELPEGLPGFTS